One Candidatus Palauibacter australiensis genomic window, GCGATGAGTCCGCCGCGGAGGAAGGTCAGCACGGCGAACTGGTGCGCGGGGTGGCCGGCCGCGAAGGGCTTCACGGGTACTCCCACCATGGCAGCGCCCCCCAGTCGAGGCGGCGGTCCGCGGCCAGCGCCTGCGTCGCCGCCTCCAATTGCTCGCGGTTGGCCGCCAGGAACTCGAGGAACGCGGTGAGCGCGGCCCGGTCGGCGGCGCCGAGCGGCGGCACGGGAGGCGGCATGCCCAGCAGTGGCCGACCCTCGGCGAGCACACTGTCGAGCGAGTCAGACGCGAGCGACTCGGTGGCGAGCGACAGGTCCGGCGCCCCCACCGGCGAGTCGCGGAAGGGGAAGTGGCACGCGCTGCACGGCCGGATGCGGTAGGCCTCGAACCCGGCCGCGACCTCGGCCAGATCCTGGTCCGGCCCGTCGCCCGATCCCGCGCGACCGGGCGTCCCGGCCCCGAGCGCCGCCTCGACCGCGCGCTCGAACGCCGCCTGCGCCCCCGCGCCTTCCCCCGGCGTCCCCATCCGGAGTTCGCCGCGGCCGATCTCCGGCCGGTCCATCTCGCGCAGGAAGGCGGCCATCGCCGCCGTCTCCGTGTCGCTGAACCCGAGCGGCGGCATCTGCCCGCTCCCCACCGTCAACAAAGAAACGAGCCGGGTCGAATCAACCCGGCTCGCGGCGTGCGTCAGATCCGGCCCGAGGAATCCCCCCTGACCGTAAAACTGGTGACAGGTTTGACAGGCATACGCCTGCCAGAGCGCACGCCCCTCGCGCGCCGCCTTCGACAGCGGCTCGCTGCGCACGTCCGAGTACACCAGCCCCGTCTGGACTCCAAAGGAGAGCACCAGCACGGCCAACAGCAGCTTTTTCCGGGCCGGCGTGAACATGGGAGGCGGCTGCAGGGGTTGAAGTCGCGTGATCCCGAACCCCGAGATGATCTTCGCAGAGGGCAACGGTCGTCAAGCACGCGGCACAGCCTCCCGCCGCGGGGGTATACGCGGTAACGGTTCAAATGGAGGCCACGATGTTGCTCAGGATCGAAGAAGGAGGCCGAATCACACTCCCGGCTGAAGTACTGGAATCGCTCGGTGCCCAGCCCGGTGACCGCCTTCGGCTGGAGGAGGGTCCGGACGGCTATGTCTTGCGTCCGCAGCGGATCGACTTCTCACGCCTGGCGCCGCTACGCACGCACGTGCGTCCGGGAACCGAGCCGTTCGACATCCACACCTTCCGCGCCCAGCCCCATGACCCGGCGGTACGGGGTTGACACTTCCGTGCTCGTGCGCCTGCTCACGGCCACCCTTCGCCGTGGTTACCGTCGAGGGGGAGGTGGCTGATCTACGACGACTCGTTCGATGGTTGCCGGCGGGAACCACGCGTGAGACTGGATAGACAGATCTCCATGCGTCGGAGTGAACCCCCACCGAAGGTTCCAACCGCCGTCATTCGTGTGTTCAACCGTTGCGCTGAAGTCCAGTGCGAAGCTTTCCTCGGCCGTCAGATCCTCATCGTGGCACCTGGCACATGCCTGTAGCCCTTCAAGGGTGGCCATCAACTCGTCGTACCTGGTGCCACTCATTCTGATGGTACCTGGAATCACGTCGCCGTCGGTGAGGGGCACCAGACCCTCGGCTGGAGGCAACACGACGACTTCCAGATCTTCGACCGAGAGATTGACAAGTGGGGCATCCAGCATCGGGACTTCCGCGGCAGGCACTTCGACCGCAGTCGGTGACGTCTGGTCACTGCAATAAACGAGACCCAGGGCCAGCGAGGCTACGAGTCCGGCACGCAAAACGAGCTGGAGCGCAGGTGACGGCACCGCGGTGGGTTTTGCTGTGATGATCATTCGAAGCCTCCCTTCCAGATGTCTTGTTCGGCGACCGCTGTGGGCGGCGCTGGCGAGCGCCGGCGGACGCGGCATCCCCTGCGAGCGGACCAGGTCGAGCGCCCGAACCAGCGAGCGGGCGTAGTCGTGGGGGGTACAGCCGAACGCGTTCACGACAAGAGCGTCGCAGCAGAGTTCCCCGGCCGCTCTCAGCCGTCGTCGCGCCCACCAGGCGACCGGGTTCCACCAGAAGACGGTGCACGCAAGCCATTCGAGCCACCGGACGAGGTGATCCCTCCGGCGGACATGGGCGAGTTCGTGCGCCATGATCCATTGCAGTTCGGCGCGGTCCAGGCCGTCGAGGAGGCTGGACGGGATGAGGACGCGGACGGTCCCGCCGCTCCAGTACACCATGGGAGAGACGACAGCATCGGTCGTGTGGATCATAGGCACGTTCTCAAGACCGAGGGTGCATCCGATCTCCTTCGCCATCCGTTGCAGGTCGCGCGGGGCGCCACGCGACGCACGCTCCAGCGAACCGCGGAACGCGCGCGCCCGAACGATCGTCCACCCGACCATGGCTACGACACCAAGGATCCAAACGACGATGATTCCGAACCGGCCGTCCCTCGGGAACGGACTTCCGCTGACTGCGTCGGGGCCCGCGAGCGTCCGGATTGGACCGAAGGC contains:
- a CDS encoding c-type cytochrome; translated protein: MPSAKIISGFGITRLQPLQPPPMFTPARKKLLLAVLVLSFGVQTGLVYSDVRSEPLSKAAREGRALWQAYACQTCHQFYGQGGFLGPDLTHAASRVDSTRLVSLLTVGSGQMPPLGFSDTETAAMAAFLREMDRPEIGRGELRMGTPGEGAGAQAAFERAVEAALGAGTPGRAGSGDGPDQDLAEVAAGFEAYRIRPCSACHFPFRDSPVGAPDLSLATESLASDSLDSVLAEGRPLLGMPPPVPPLGAADRAALTAFLEFLAANREQLEAATQALAADRRLDWGALPWWEYP
- a CDS encoding M56 family metallopeptidase — its product is MTDLALQIAGSKLAISIVLGAAVWLAARGSERPRLCHALCLTLLAALLIPPLIALPMLSPAAPAAGPADPTAFGPIRTLAGPDAVSGSPFPRDGRFGIIVVWILGVVAMVGWTIVRARAFRGSLERASRGAPRDLQRMAKEIGCTLGLENVPMIHTTDAVVSPMVYWSGGTVRVLIPSSLLDGLDRAELQWIMAHELAHVRRRDHLVRWLEWLACTVFWWNPVAWWARRRLRAAGELCCDALVVNAFGCTPHDYARSLVRALDLVRSQGMPRPPALASAAHSGRRTRHLEGRLRMIITAKPTAVPSPALQLVLRAGLVASLALGLVYCSDQTSPTAVEVPAAEVPMLDAPLVNLSVEDLEVVVLPPAEGLVPLTDGDVIPGTIRMSGTRYDELMATLEGLQACARCHDEDLTAEESFALDFSATVEHTNDGGWNLRWGFTPTHGDLSIQSHAWFPPATIERVVVDQPPPPRR